Genomic DNA from Lactuca sativa cultivar Salinas chromosome 8, Lsat_Salinas_v11, whole genome shotgun sequence:
CATTCAAAGCATTCAATCTCTCAAtaagcttttgcttcctctcaTCATATGTCAACTTCTTCAAGTTATacctaaaaaaaacaataaacataaaaacatatataaatccttcttgtttttaaataatttcaaaCCATAAGCATCAGTTTATACATACCTCTTGTGTTCCTTAGGAGGTTGCTTCTGAGTTTTCTTTGGTGTGGGGTCCGCACGAATAGCTGCATGCACTTTCTTGTATATCTCTTCAATGTTATCCGGATCAATTCCAGCTTTAATGTAATCAGAAAAGTGAGTCTGATACTTCTCTGGCTCATCCTCCATTAAAGTCTACAAAAAAACACCAAATTACTTAAGATActattataataaataaacaaataatatgaAATTACAATACTGACCCTCATGTAGGAAGCAACATGTCCACCATAAATATACTTGCGATGAACATCAGCATCAAGTTGCTTACCATCTTTGCTAAATCCAGCAAACCTCTTCTCACTGTGAGGGATATCAAGTCCACCATCCAAAGCTCCCTGATTGATTATTCATcaccaaaataaaataaagtcaaaccATGACAAAATTACGGTCAAACCCCTTTATTGTAATGGTGTAAATATAATACCTTAAGGGCACCAAAAACACGGTTTCCAGTGGTGGTTCTGAGAAGCCCAACATCCAAAAGAGCCCTGAAAGGCCTCCTGCTTTCTGCTGGCTCAACAGAGTAATCCTCACCAGTTGCCTGAAAAACATAATGGGGGCATATTGGTCTTTTTTGTATTTATTCCATTATATTAATGAAAAAAAACTGGGGATTTGATTTTGAAATGTACCTCAACATTTCCCTCATACTCCTCATCCATTTCAAGCTTTTTCAAGACACGGCGAGCCAATAAAAGTCCAGTGCAGTAGGCTATGTTTGAGAAGAGTTTTAAGtttcaaatatttttataaatgtgAAATAAGATTATGTGAAATAAAATAAGACACAGAAATACAAAATACCTGCAGCATAATTTGTGAGCCCTACTTTGAGACCatagtgaggtagctcatgagcATATGCTGATGCAAGGATCATATCACCAGCAATGCTTGCAGATATAACTTGTGCAATTATATCTTTGTTGGTCTAATAGCAATCATTAAGGGTAACTTTTTAATGTATACAATGGAGAaaatgttaaaagcatataaaagccaATAGAGAAATGATGGAAAGAAAAAAGGGTGAATGGAAAGGATACGAATCGCACAACATAACGATATTTTGGTGTGTTGTACTTGTTTTTGTCTTGATTAATAAGACGGATTCTTGCTCGATAATCAGTCTTACCCTCTGCATTAATAAACAAGAAGAAGCATGAGGATTACTGATGTAATTAGGAAAAAGAACAATGGGATAccaaatacaatatataaaagaTAACAAAGATATACATACGTCTCCTTCTCTTAAACTTGACTTGAAACCGTTTGAAGTAGGATCGTGACTTTTGTGATTTGACAAAAACCTTCAGAAATAAAACAATCATCAGCAAACAGCATAACATATGCGGGCAATGTTCATAAAGATAAGTATAAACCAGAAAAGAGTAACAAATTGAACTTCAAAACTGATGATCCTAAGAAATTTCTACTAATCAAGAACTTCAAATCGATATAGATTAACAGAAATCCCAAGTGCAGAATTCAACACAGATTTGTGAAACATGGTAGACATAGTGGGCATGTAGTAATCCATATTGAAATCACTTCCTCAAATTACAAAGAAATGTGGCAAGAAAGCTGGAGATACACAAAAAGAAGAATGTAGATCCAAACGATCAGAGTACGCCAGAAAGTACTATCGCGTGaattatgataaaaaaaatccACTTCGCATCAATTTGCAACTCTCGAATGAACATAAATAGGATCGAAGACTAGTTAATCAGCAAAATAACTCAATGTGGTACGGTGCAACTGTGTATAGTCAGTTGAGCTACGACGGCGCGAATTGAAATATAGAAAACTCCACATTTCATTGAAGATTGATTATACACACAATTGACTTGATCATTTACATTGGAATGTAATcgaaaattcaacaaaaaaacatATAGCAATTTGCGCTGTTTTAACATGCGAATCCCCTAAACAGAACAATCTCGTTTCTTTTTCACTGTGTATATAATGGATAAATCGAATTGACAAAATTTACAGAAATAGGTTGAAGATCGTTACCATGATTGCCTCCGGGGAGAATGTGTTGGGGAGGAAAGAGAGATTACAGCGGCAACGAGTGAAGATTGAATATGAAGGCGTTCAAATACCAAAAACCCTAAGAGAAAGTGTAGATCGACGGCTAGGATTGTATATTGTTTCACCTATCGtcttagggttttctataccaaATAAAGTTTCATATAGACCCCGTAAAGTGTTATTATGTGTCAAATACAGCCCCTGACAAAAAATGTAATGTATAAACTACAATATAACTCATAAGTGTTTTTTCAAATATAATATAACTCATAAGTGTTTTTTCAAATATAATGTTTTTAGTATAATATATTAGGCGAACCCTATGCATCTTGaaatttaattatatagatattatactagaattatatgtcatttaaaataaattatgGTCATTTGGTTATTAGGTTGTTGTATTAAACATTATAGTATGATATATTTTGAATGACTCTTACAAAAATAATGTTCGTGATTTGGATATAGCATAATATTTTATGATGTTTGCTGAATGATATTATTTTGGATTTAAAAACATTATATTTGAAAAAACACTTATAGTATGATATATTTTGAATGACTCTTACAAAAATAATGTTCGTGATTTGGATATAGCATAATATTTTATGATGTTTGCTGAATGATATTATTTTGGATTGAACGGTTGGTAATTTGAATCAAGCTTATTATAGTTCAAGTTTTTTGCTcggttttttctttttcattagttctagaatatgattttttttatatttagttAAAATATGTCACTATCTTTATCTATATTAAGAATATGATTTTTTATACTTAGTTAAGATACGTCACCATcgtatcatacatacttataaagccaacattttttcttgaatctcatgtatTTGAAACCCCTTTTTTTAACTtcatttcaccacattcatttgaaactctcatgacttttcaatttctttacaataatattataaataagttaaataatgttttataaacaaaaaatggtgttttattacaatgtcttcatcccacatcgatagtgagagtaaacaagagaatggtTCCTCTTatataaataggaaaggttgtgaaatgtttcaaagggaccaaaccatgagaacttcctcatgcctacctttgtaggattttgaaggtattatttggtgagactgtctatattggcaagtgtccagttaacttttagaattccaaaaatgGTTTTAAACCGAATTTTTTCCAGTTTAAATCGTGTTtctgttagaaaaaaaaaatatgtagttgggtatattgagttgaaccgGAGTTGGATCAATTTGGACTgataaaggaatcattttcctTTCGCGACAAatatttgaaactcctatgatttttcaaattatttctaataatattataaataagttacataattttatataaatataaaaaagcatCTACTTAAACCTAAAATTGTaactgtttgaaaaatcactttgattcaaaagcacaaaatatatacaaaccgggtttcactagaaaaaaatatgtagtttgatatatttagttgaatcggtccgagtttgatATATTTGGACCATAAAAGAAGTATTTGTCTTTcactacatacatttgaaactcccatgatttttcaaattgtttccaatgatattttaaaaaaagttacataatgttatataaatataaaaaaaccatctacctaaacataaaaatatagttgtttgaaaattcgatttgatcaaaagcacgaaatatatacgcagattatattttataaatgaattctttttataatgaacttttgaatctcgaaaatacatataaacaaactttctatattaagtacttaaatgaatttatgattttagaattgaacaaaaagttattcaatcaaaacttacttttttggataacaacttacgagattatagaaaaatggaactattgaacaataaagaaaGGGTAAACAAGAGAAAAGTGTTTTACTAAATAAGCTGAATAATGTTATATTAACAAGAAAgcgtgttttattacaatgtcttccTCCCACATCGATGaagagagtaaacaagagaacgtttcctcttctataaataggaaagattgtgaaatgtttcaaagggaaCAAACTATGAAAACTTCCTTATGCCTACCTTTTTTAGGATGTTGAgggtattctttggtgagattgtcttgaTTGGTAACTATCCATTTAAGTTTTAGAAtcccaaaaatggttttgaacaaTATTTTTTTAGGTTCAAACAGAGTTTCAGTTGAAAACCCGTTATGTAGTTTGGTGTACTGAGTTGAATCGATatgagtttgatcaatttggaccgataaattAAGCATTTCCTTTcagcacatacatttgaaactcctgtgatttttcaaattgtttctaataatgTTATAAATAAGTtatctaaacataaaattataattgtttgacaAATAAATTCgattaaaaaatacaaaatatatacaaaccgggtttcaatagaaaaaaacgttatgtagtttggtatatctAGTTGAATCGGTCCGAGTCACCTCCTCTACTCACTGATTCAACTCTCAACTCACTAACAACGAAATTAGggttcgcgacccgactcgccgagtcagatgagcgactcgtcgagtccttcgaaTGCCATCACCATACAGTTGATCCTAAACGATTTCagtgcatccaattcatagatctggacttctagggcttgcataacacgtaaagttgccaactttacgtgcatgcatagtgATATGAAGCTAAAACATCAAACTAGGCTAGAAATGGAGACCTAAGGTTGGGAATAGGGCCTTGGTTGAATAAAGGTGGGTGCCTTGAGCTCCTAGAGCTCAAGGGTGTCCAGCTCTGAAGTCCATAACCCTATGAGAGCTCCAATCTCAGGGTTAGCCTTGAAATGACCCAAAAGTGGCAAAAATTAGCATGGTTGAAGATCTACTAGGAGAATGCTCAAGTttgagacttgattaccagaaagtaTAGTAAATGGGGTGTAGCTCCTGGATCTACTTCTTCTCCTTTGAAccttcttccttccttcttcttctacaagctCTAAAATGCACAAATTTATATCAAACTGGCAAAAAGAATCACTTAATCTCACTAAtggagggttagggttttgagggAGGCActctggaggtgatggaggctggggtgGGGGCTATAATGGTGTTTAAATATGGTAcaaaccctaaagattagggtttcatccagcctgggcgactcgccgagtcgccccactAATCTCCACGTGCTGACCCGTATATACTCAACGAGTTAGGgctattgactcgtcga
This window encodes:
- the LOC111918295 gene encoding 60S ribosomal protein L5 produces the protein MVFVKSQKSRSYFKRFQVKFKRRRQGKTDYRARIRLINQDKNKYNTPKYRYVVRFTNKDIIAQVISASIAGDMILASAYAHELPHYGLKVGLTNYAAAYCTGLLLARRVLKKLEMDEEYEGNVEATGEDYSVEPAESRRPFRALLDVGLLRTTTGNRVFGALKGALDGGLDIPHSEKRFAGFSKDGKQLDADVHRKYIYGGHVASYMRTLMEDEPEKYQTHFSDYIKAGIDPDNIEEIYKKVHAAIRADPTPKKTQKQPPKEHKRYNLKKLTYDERKQKLIERLNALNAAAGANDDDDDEEDDE